Proteins from a single region of Bombus vancouverensis nearcticus chromosome 5, iyBomVanc1_principal, whole genome shotgun sequence:
- the RpIIIC53 gene encoding RNA polymerase III subunit C53: MSSDKSDDASNSLPPNIQIKVEPGTSLPVPIQNIKTEPGLSTTTRLTSFRLPRDLTLGGNIKTEKSKKVYIPNLNAQRTKKKEDSTQNDSAKTSRDRDHNRGRGRGNTDRGRDRGRGRGSSNLIQSSGIWSTGIVSTPGKRYSGGCRDSDRSAQVCLEKPKLELNRSVDKAEEEEKVKLLLRDDFVDDGEPINFDNGPVILPMIKGKLYKEDTKVSIEKEEEEEIDRKPIILENGEVLPPKKEHKLKIPKSDVETKDEFLESIPKIIENKPNSYILMQFPDCLPGLVGGAEDTRPTRSNNANYEKENESKQQTEFCTLSSLKPGILGKLQILKSGKARLLLGENNLTVDVGSHLSFRHDLIAAKVDTENLIGDLINLGPVTSTLICSPDWESMLAKL, from the exons atgtctTCTGACAAGTCTGACGATGCAAGCAATTCACTTCCACCAAATATCCAAATAAAGGTAGAACCTGGGACATCTTTGCCTGTACCTATACAAAACATTAAAACAGAACCTGGTTTATCAACTACTACTAGATTAACTTCTTTCCGATTGCCAAGAGATTTAACATTGGGGGGTAACATTAAGACTGAGAAATCCAAGAAAGTATATATACCAAATTTAAATGCTCAGAGAACTAAGAAAAAAGA AGACTCGACGCAAAATGATTCTGCAAAGACAAGTAGAGATAGAGACCATAATAGAGGACGTGGCAGAGGTAATACAGATAGAGGACGCGACAGAGGACGTGGAAGGGGATCTAGCAATCTGATTCAa TCTAGTGGTATTTGGTCCACTGGAATAGTGAGTACACCAGGAAAACGCTATAGCGGTGGTTGTAGGGATAGTGATAGAAGTGCTCAAGTATGTCTAGAAAAACCAAAATTAGAATTGAACCGTAGTGTTGATAAAgctgaagaagaagaaaaagtaaagTTACTGCTaagagatgatttcgtcgatgatggagaACCTATAAACTTTGATAATGGACCAGTTATTTTGCCAATGATCAAAG GAAAGTTATACAAGGAGGACACTAAAGTATCAattgaaaaagaagaggaagaagaaatagATAGGAAACCCATTATTTTGGAAAATGGAGAGG TGTTACCACCAAAGAAGGAACATAAACTTAAGATACCCAAATCTGATGTAGAAACAAAAGATGAATTTTTAGAAAGCATTCCCAAGATTATTGAAAATAAAccaaattcatatattttaatGCAG TTTCCAGATTGTTTACCAGGTTTAGTAGGTGGTGCAGAAGACACTAGACCAACTCGATCAAATAATGCAAATTACGAAAAGGAGAATGAAAGTAAACAACAAACGGAATTTTGTACTTTAAGTAGTTTAAAACCTGGTATTTTAGGGAAGTTACAGATATTGAAATCGGGTAAAGCACGCTTATTACTGGGAGAAAATAATTTAACTGTTGATGTTGGGTCACATCTTAGTTTTCGACAT GATCTTATTGCTGCAAAAGTGGATACCGAAAATTTAATCGGTGATCTTATTAATTTAGGTCCAGTAACCAGTACGCTGATATGTTCGCCTGATTGGGAATCAATGTTAgccaaattataa